One genomic region from Longimicrobiaceae bacterium encodes:
- a CDS encoding RES domain-containing protein produces the protein MVAWRICKARLTPFDGTGAMLRGARWNSAGRPVVYAADSLAGAILEVLAHALRPRTLPGPHHAVRIEVPDALVEILDPAALPGWETKGSPEARSYGDRWLAEARSAVLTVPAVPARPVGRNVLVNPEHPDAVRITVSEPFGVPWDERLF, from the coding sequence ATGGTCGCCTGGCGGATCTGCAAGGCGCGCCTCACGCCCTTCGACGGCACCGGCGCGATGCTCCGGGGCGCCCGGTGGAACTCCGCCGGGCGCCCCGTCGTCTACGCCGCCGACTCGCTCGCCGGCGCCATCCTGGAGGTGCTGGCGCACGCCCTCCGCCCCCGCACTCTCCCCGGCCCGCACCACGCCGTCCGCATCGAGGTCCCCGACGCCCTGGTGGAGATCCTCGACCCCGCCGCGCTCCCCGGCTGGGAAACAAAGGGATCCCCCGAGGCCAGGAGCTACGGCGACCGCTGGCTGGCGGAGGCCCGGAGCGCCGTGCTGACCGTCCCGGCGGTCCCCGCCCGCCCCGTGGGCCGCAACGTCCTGGTCAACCCGGAGCACCCGGACGCGGTGCGGATCACCGTGTCGGAGCCGTTCGGGGTCCCCTGGGACGAACGGCTGTTCTGA
- a CDS encoding antitoxin Xre/MbcA/ParS toxin-binding domain-containing protein: protein MIDARDVYRILGGRRAVGREVRTVRELRLAVEDGLPVEALDSAARYVAGDERGAAEIRYGIVPKTTLHRRERLTSEESQRLERLARVAALAEQVWEDRALAHEFLTSPQPQLGDERPIDLARTDLGAREVEELLMGMEYSLPV, encoded by the coding sequence ATGATCGACGCGCGCGACGTGTACCGCATCCTGGGCGGGAGGCGGGCGGTGGGGCGGGAGGTCCGCACGGTGCGGGAGCTGCGGCTGGCGGTGGAGGACGGGCTACCAGTGGAGGCGCTGGACTCCGCGGCGCGCTACGTGGCGGGCGACGAGCGCGGCGCCGCGGAGATCCGGTACGGCATCGTCCCCAAGACGACGCTGCACCGGCGCGAGCGGCTCACCTCCGAGGAGAGCCAGCGCCTGGAGCGCCTGGCGCGGGTCGCGGCGCTCGCGGAGCAGGTGTGGGAGGACCGCGCGCTGGCGCACGAGTTCCTCACCTCGCCGCAGCCGCAGCTCGGGGACGAGCGCCCCATCGACCTGGCCCGCACCGACCTGGGCGCCCGCGAGGTGGAGGAGCTGCTGATGGGCATGGAGTACTCGCTCCCCGTCTGA
- a CDS encoding mechanosensitive ion channel domain-containing protein has translation MLQLPLPRADTTAIHVPLPSAWEHWRDAHLADVGTKLAAFVVLAALLYFVARIARRQASAAIEDVNRRHTLRKWINGGYAILVVLTGIALFADWLAGLGTVLALIVAGVAVALQDVLKSVVGWLYLSGRSGIHVGSRVEVGGVTGDVIDIGVLKTTMLEVGNLVLAPQASGRVVTVPNSAMVSASVFFNSTPNPFVWQEIRFTLTFGSDWGRAEAILREAGEEHHAQIAGEVERGYRLMERRYAFRTGRVTPIVYVSTAAHGVELTLRFLTHVRRRRGSVDTVTRRVLQRFAEEPNVRIAYPAYRIFREDGGGEERQ, from the coding sequence ATGCTGCAGCTCCCGCTCCCCCGGGCCGACACGACGGCGATCCACGTCCCGCTCCCCTCCGCATGGGAGCACTGGCGCGACGCGCACCTCGCCGACGTGGGGACCAAGCTCGCCGCGTTCGTGGTGCTCGCCGCCCTGCTGTACTTCGTCGCGCGAATCGCGCGTAGACAGGCGAGCGCCGCGATCGAGGACGTCAACCGCCGCCACACCCTCCGCAAGTGGATCAACGGCGGGTACGCCATCCTGGTGGTGCTCACCGGGATCGCGCTCTTCGCGGACTGGCTGGCCGGGCTGGGGACGGTGCTGGCGCTGATCGTGGCCGGAGTGGCCGTGGCGCTGCAGGACGTGCTGAAGTCGGTGGTCGGCTGGCTCTACCTTTCCGGCCGCTCCGGGATCCACGTGGGGAGCCGGGTGGAGGTCGGCGGGGTGACCGGCGACGTGATCGACATCGGCGTGCTCAAGACCACCATGCTGGAGGTAGGGAACCTGGTGCTCGCCCCGCAGGCGTCCGGGCGCGTGGTCACCGTCCCCAACTCCGCGATGGTCTCCGCGAGCGTGTTCTTCAACTCCACCCCCAACCCCTTCGTGTGGCAGGAGATCCGCTTCACGCTGACCTTCGGGAGCGACTGGGGGCGCGCCGAGGCGATCCTCCGCGAGGCCGGAGAGGAGCACCACGCGCAGATCGCGGGGGAGGTGGAGCGGGGCTACCGGCTGATGGAGCGCCGCTACGCCTTCCGGACGGGCCGGGTGACGCCCATCGTCTACGTGTCGACGGCGGCGCACGGGGTGGAGCTCACGCTGCGCTTCCTCACCCACGTGCGGCGGCGCCGAGGAAGCGTGGACACCGTCACGCGCCGGGTCCTGCAGCGCTTCGCGGAGGAGCCGAACGTGCGGATCGCCTACCCCGCCTACCGGATTTTTCGTGAAGACGGGGGTGGAGAGGAACGTCAGTGA